In the Palaeococcus pacificus DY20341 genome, one interval contains:
- the dmpI gene encoding 4-oxalocrotonate tautomerase DmpI, protein MPTVIVEGPKIDVEKKRELVRRITEVIKEVYEIPHVTVLIKENPPENVGIDGELLLDKKRGEGVD, encoded by the coding sequence ATGCCCACGGTTATTGTTGAAGGTCCAAAAATAGATGTTGAGAAAAAGAGGGAGCTCGTTAGGAGAATAACAGAGGTCATTAAAGAGGTGTATGAAATACCCCATGTTACTGTTCTAATAAAAGAGAATCCGCCCGAAAATGTCGGCATTGATGGTGAGCTCCTTTTGGATAAGAAGAGGGGTGAAGGGGTTGATTAG
- a CDS encoding amidohydrolase, whose protein sequence is MKGLIRAFVNGKIYVSFNPKRTAEALLVAFGRVLYVGSSEKVEKIAQELGGEIIDLQSKVVLPGFIDSHMHLDELGMSLNMVDLRGVRSIEELKERVKGYAINASTTWILGHGWDQELFEEKRWPTRWDLDEMVRDKPVMLSRVCLHAAVLNTKAMEMAGLLDLDSPGIMRNEEGEPTGVVKEEAFELAREKFKETLTLEDYKRFIEDGAKFALSNGVTTVGFVSVEESSINALGELNAEGRLPIRVRAYLDPGRREVSERGMYGNTDILQALKKLGIRRGSGGEKLKLNGIKILADGSLGARTAWLSKPYSDAQTEGYPNISRETLETIVKEAHEAGLQVAVHAIGDATMDMILDVYEHLENVEKLRHRIEHASILREDQIERISKLGVVLGVQPHFIITDWWVLERVGEERAKWVYPFKSALKKGIVLGLSTDSPIESINPWETVYAAVTRGKYEEVPLYKHTPNEALTLEEALHAYTHGSAYILGEESELGTLEEGKLADFIVVDRDPFEVEEKELRSIRVLGTYVGGEEF, encoded by the coding sequence GTGAAGGGGTTGATTAGGGCATTCGTGAATGGGAAAATCTACGTCTCATTTAATCCTAAGAGGACCGCTGAAGCCCTTTTGGTGGCTTTCGGTAGAGTTCTTTATGTGGGTTCCAGTGAAAAAGTGGAGAAAATTGCCCAAGAGCTCGGTGGGGAGATCATTGATCTTCAAAGTAAGGTTGTCCTTCCAGGGTTCATTGATTCTCATATGCACCTCGATGAGCTCGGCATGTCTCTCAATATGGTGGATTTGAGGGGCGTTAGAAGCATAGAGGAGCTTAAGGAGAGGGTTAAGGGGTATGCCATCAATGCAAGCACAACGTGGATTCTCGGCCACGGCTGGGATCAAGAGCTTTTTGAAGAGAAAAGGTGGCCCACGCGCTGGGACTTGGATGAAATGGTTAGAGACAAGCCCGTAATGCTCTCACGTGTTTGCCTTCATGCTGCTGTTCTCAACACAAAGGCCATGGAAATGGCAGGGCTTTTGGATTTGGATTCTCCAGGCATCATGAGAAACGAGGAGGGAGAACCAACCGGAGTTGTGAAGGAAGAAGCCTTTGAGCTCGCCAGGGAGAAGTTTAAGGAAACGCTGACTTTGGAGGACTACAAGCGCTTTATTGAAGATGGTGCTAAGTTTGCCCTCTCAAATGGGGTTACCACAGTGGGCTTTGTGAGTGTTGAGGAAAGCTCGATAAATGCTTTGGGTGAATTAAACGCCGAAGGAAGGCTCCCAATAAGGGTTAGAGCTTATCTAGACCCTGGGAGAAGGGAAGTTAGTGAAAGGGGCATGTATGGCAACACTGACATCCTCCAGGCTCTCAAAAAGTTGGGGATTAGAAGGGGCTCTGGCGGGGAAAAGCTCAAACTAAATGGCATCAAAATCCTGGCGGATGGTTCCTTAGGTGCGAGAACTGCCTGGCTATCTAAACCTTATAGCGATGCTCAAACAGAGGGATACCCAAACATAAGCAGGGAAACTCTTGAAACCATCGTTAAAGAGGCTCATGAGGCTGGTCTCCAGGTTGCGGTTCATGCCATAGGAGATGCCACAATGGACATGATCCTCGATGTGTACGAGCACCTCGAAAATGTAGAAAAGTTGAGACACCGCATAGAGCATGCTTCTATTTTGAGGGAAGATCAAATTGAGCGCATTTCAAAGCTTGGCGTTGTTCTGGGAGTGCAGCCCCACTTTATCATAACCGACTGGTGGGTTTTAGAGCGCGTTGGCGAGGAGAGAGCTAAGTGGGTATATCCATTTAAGAGTGCTTTGAAAAAGGGCATTGTGCTCGGCCTGAGCACGGATTCTCCAATAGAGTCTATTAACCCCTGGGAGACAGTCTATGCCGCGGTAACGCGTGGAAAGTATGAAGAAGTTCCCTTATATAAGCACACTCCAAATGAAGCTTTGACACTAGAGGAAGCTCTGCACGCTTATACACATGGCTCGGCCTACATTTTGGGAGAAGAAAGCGAACTCGGTACGTTGGAAGAAGGTAAGCTGGCCGACTTCATAGTCGTGGATAGAGATCCATTCGAGGTGGAGGAAAAAGAGCTGAGGAGCATAAGGGTGCTTGGCACTTACGTGGGCGGAGAGGAATTTTGA
- a CDS encoding aminopeptidase P family protein, translating to MNRLDKLVGLMDDYMGALITPGTNFYYLTGLNPSATGERLFLLALNREGESVIIAPKLYENEVKENWEGRAIFWGDDENPYLILKGVLDELNLRRGKILVEDTMPAMMLVKIENILMDYELGLLSALTSKLRIKKDRGELKLMEKAAQAVDEVFYELIERDLEGMSEKQVAALIEYLINERADGISFEPIVAAGENGANPHHTPSDRKLKKGDLVILDYGAKYKGYCSDITRTIAIGKPSELALEVYDVIKEAQERAVQAVREGITAKEIDAVARGEITKKGYGKYFIHRTGHGLGLDVHEEPYIAQHSETILEEGMTFTIEPGIYIPGKVGVRIEDDVAIINGKGKRLTKAGKELIVL from the coding sequence ATGAACAGGCTTGATAAGCTCGTTGGGCTTATGGACGATTATATGGGAGCACTGATAACGCCGGGCACGAACTTTTATTATTTGACGGGCTTAAATCCCTCTGCCACAGGCGAAAGGCTATTTTTATTAGCTCTAAACAGGGAGGGAGAAAGCGTTATCATAGCCCCCAAGCTCTATGAAAATGAAGTAAAAGAGAACTGGGAGGGAAGGGCTATTTTTTGGGGTGATGATGAAAATCCCTACCTCATTTTAAAAGGCGTTTTAGATGAGCTCAACTTGAGGAGGGGAAAAATTTTAGTGGAAGACACTATGCCAGCGATGATGCTCGTTAAGATTGAAAATATCCTCATGGACTACGAGCTCGGCCTTTTGAGTGCTCTAACGTCAAAGCTGAGGATAAAGAAGGACAGAGGAGAGCTCAAGCTAATGGAGAAAGCGGCACAAGCTGTGGATGAGGTATTCTATGAGCTCATCGAGAGAGACTTGGAGGGAATGAGCGAGAAGCAGGTGGCGGCGCTCATAGAATACCTCATAAATGAGAGAGCCGATGGAATATCATTCGAGCCAATTGTGGCAGCTGGTGAAAATGGAGCCAACCCACACCACACACCGAGCGATAGGAAGCTCAAGAAGGGGGATTTGGTAATTCTCGACTATGGAGCTAAGTACAAGGGCTACTGCTCCGACATAACGCGCACCATAGCGATTGGAAAACCTTCTGAGCTAGCTTTAGAAGTTTATGACGTCATTAAAGAAGCCCAAGAAAGAGCAGTCCAAGCTGTTAGGGAAGGAATCACTGCAAAAGAAATAGATGCTGTGGCAAGAGGGGAAATCACGAAAAAAGGTTATGGAAAGTACTTCATCCACAGAACCGGCCATGGCTTGGGCTTAGATGTGCATGAAGAACCATACATAGCGCAGCACAGCGAGACCATATTGGAAGAAGGCATGACGTTCACGATAGAGCCTGGTATTTATATTCCTGGCAAAGTTGGGGTTAGAATCGAGGATGACGTTGCTATAATCAATGGAAAAGGAAAGAGGCTCACAAAAGCAGGGAAGGAGTTAATAGTGCTTTGA
- a CDS encoding 50S ribosomal protein L15e: MGMYKYIREAWKAPKKSYVKDLLKIRMIKWRREPSVIRIERPTRLDRARNLGYQAKQGYVVVRVRVRRGGRKRPRWRAGRKPSKMGQVKYSPKKSLQWIAEEKAARKFPNLEVLNSYWVGEDGMYKWFEVILVDPHHPVIKSDPKIAWIAGRAHKGRVFRGLTSAGKKSRGLRNKGKGAEKIRPSIRANGRRGK, translated from the coding sequence ATGGGAATGTACAAATACATAAGAGAAGCCTGGAAAGCTCCAAAGAAGAGCTATGTTAAAGACTTGTTGAAAATTAGAATGATTAAGTGGAGAAGGGAGCCAAGTGTTATTAGGATTGAGAGGCCAACCAGATTGGATAGAGCTAGGAACCTCGGCTATCAAGCAAAGCAAGGCTATGTCGTTGTGAGAGTTAGAGTTAGGAGAGGAGGAAGAAAGAGGCCAAGGTGGAGGGCCGGAAGAAAGCCAAGTAAGATGGGTCAAGTTAAGTACTCACCAAAGAAGAGCCTTCAATGGATTGCTGAAGAGAAGGCCGCGAGAAAGTTCCCCAACCTTGAGGTTCTCAACTCCTACTGGGTTGGCGAGGATGGAATGTACAAGTGGTTTGAAGTTATACTGGTCGACCCACACCACCCTGTTATTAAGAGCGATCCAAAGATCGCTTGGATTGCCGGAAGGGCCCACAAGGGTAGAGTCTTTAGAGGTCTTACCTCAGCCGGCAAGAAGAGCAGAGGTCTTAGAAACAAGGGTAAGGGTGCTGAGAAGATTAGGCCAAGCATTAGGGCCAACGGCAGAAGAGGTAAGTGA
- a CDS encoding RNA-binding protein, with protein sequence MAKLQAHHIRVSTFIHATEEPEKVLEALETIFPESISQEDIEFEIINTEGFFGNPIKVVNAELKRSRNVRAFLENLKALLSDEDKEYLLEHLDEKVDDEGTFYIRFNKQKAYLGEVEVGEGEDVIQVKIKVKAFPMRRESVVKAVEEWLRE encoded by the coding sequence ATGGCAAAACTTCAAGCTCATCACATTAGGGTAAGTACTTTCATTCACGCAACCGAAGAGCCTGAGAAGGTTTTAGAGGCCTTGGAAACAATATTTCCGGAAAGCATTTCTCAAGAGGATATAGAATTTGAAATAATCAATACTGAAGGCTTCTTTGGGAACCCGATTAAAGTTGTCAACGCTGAGCTAAAGAGGAGCAGGAATGTTAGGGCTTTTCTCGAGAACTTAAAAGCTCTCTTAAGCGACGAGGATAAGGAATATCTTTTGGAGCATCTTGATGAGAAAGTTGATGACGAGGGAACATTTTACATCCGCTTCAACAAGCAGAAAGCTTATTTGGGCGAGGTTGAAGTTGGCGAAGGTGAAGATGTCATTCAAGTCAAGATAAAGGTTAAAGCTTTTCCAATGAGGAGAGAAAGCGTAGTTAAAGCCGTTGAGGAGTGGTTACGAGAATGA
- a CDS encoding Ribonuclease P protein component 3, whose translation MIELDVRDEKAYELAKEWYDDVVFTKKLVLDRSPDYGKLKAELKELREKYGKVALLLITKKPSLIREVKNKHLKALIYVQGGNLRINRFALESKVDALISPELGRKDSGLDHILARLAAKNNVAIGFSLAPLLRANPYERANILKFMMRNWRLIEKYKAPRFLTTSAENMWEIRAPRDLMSLGIALGMDIPQAKASLSFYPEGILGRLEK comes from the coding sequence ATGATTGAGCTTGATGTGAGGGATGAGAAAGCCTATGAATTAGCAAAAGAGTGGTACGATGATGTAGTCTTTACTAAGAAGCTTGTTTTAGATAGGAGTCCTGACTATGGGAAGCTTAAGGCAGAGCTAAAAGAGCTCAGAGAAAAGTACGGAAAAGTTGCCCTTCTTCTGATAACAAAAAAGCCCTCGCTTATTAGGGAAGTTAAGAACAAGCATTTAAAGGCCTTAATTTATGTCCAAGGAGGCAACTTGAGGATAAACCGCTTTGCTCTCGAGAGCAAGGTTGATGCTTTAATAAGTCCAGAGCTTGGGAGAAAGGATTCGGGCTTAGATCATATCCTTGCTAGGCTAGCAGCTAAAAACAACGTTGCCATCGGTTTTTCTCTCGCTCCCCTTTTGAGGGCTAATCCCTATGAGCGCGCTAATATCTTGAAGTTTATGATGAGGAACTGGCGTTTGATTGAGAAGTACAAAGCTCCGCGCTTTCTTACAACATCTGCCGAGAATATGTGGGAGATAAGGGCTCCAAGAGATTTGATGAGCCTAGGGATAGCTTTGGGGATGGATATTCCTCAGGCTAAGGCTTCTTTAAGTTTTTATCCCGAAGGGATTTTAGGGAGGCTTGAAAAGTGA
- a CDS encoding ribonuclease P protein component 2 has translation MSERPKTLPPTLRDKQRYIAFQVIGERAFKKDEIKRAIWDASLKTLGELGTAKAKVWFIKFDEKSQTGILRCDRKYVEEMRFALTMLTQINGSKAIVRTLGVSGTIRRLKMKFLKDFGWK, from the coding sequence GTGAGTGAGAGACCCAAAACTCTTCCGCCAACTTTAAGAGACAAGCAGAGGTATATAGCGTTTCAAGTTATTGGGGAGAGGGCGTTTAAAAAAGATGAGATAAAAAGGGCTATTTGGGATGCTTCTCTTAAAACTTTGGGAGAGCTTGGGACGGCTAAAGCCAAAGTATGGTTCATAAAATTTGACGAAAAAAGTCAAACGGGCATCTTGAGATGTGATAGGAAGTACGTGGAAGAGATGAGGTTTGCCCTAACTATGCTCACTCAAATAAACGGTTCAAAGGCAATAGTGAGAACATTGGGAGTTTCGGGGACTATAAGAAGGCTTAAGATGAAGTTTCTAAAAGACTTCGGCTGGAAGTAG
- a CDS encoding TIGR00341 family protein, which translates to MFRVEVYCGKEEYEKVLNALNKWDLLFYSSKVLFGEEDVYKLEIYAPDYVINELVNDLVGSIDLRKGKNSIVWEKISAGKSIKYQTSKKSLEKYSSTWSKETIEKLTEDAASKAKVGPIELTLGAVASIIALIGLVNDNIVLIISAMLLSPILSPLYGFSINVIMGKKKWVFSSLYSILKLLITIFLTSTLMSLVLKAFSLIPVEPTGEILARANTGIIFILMAVLLGYAGVVAIVSKIPEILAGIAIAAALVPPTTVIGVSLVMGWREVLLGSLTLTLENVVGLLTGSILALYILNVSPRSYYEKRAARMYTKRTIAVLLILVFMLILIEVVS; encoded by the coding sequence ATGTTTAGGGTGGAAGTTTATTGCGGCAAAGAAGAGTACGAGAAAGTTTTAAATGCCTTGAATAAGTGGGATTTACTCTTTTACTCTTCTAAAGTGCTATTTGGGGAGGAAGATGTGTACAAGCTTGAAATTTACGCTCCTGACTATGTGATAAATGAGCTCGTAAATGATTTGGTAGGCTCAATAGACTTAAGAAAGGGCAAAAATTCGATAGTTTGGGAGAAAATTAGTGCAGGAAAGTCCATTAAGTACCAAACGTCCAAGAAAAGCTTAGAGAAATATTCATCAACTTGGAGCAAAGAGACAATTGAAAAGCTGACGGAAGACGCCGCTTCCAAAGCCAAAGTGGGGCCTATAGAGCTTACATTGGGTGCTGTTGCGTCAATAATAGCCTTGATTGGACTTGTAAACGACAACATCGTTTTAATAATTTCTGCGATGCTCCTCTCTCCGATATTAAGTCCGCTTTATGGATTTTCTATAAACGTAATAATGGGAAAGAAAAAATGGGTTTTTTCTTCTTTGTATTCAATTTTAAAGCTTTTAATAACGATTTTCTTAACCTCAACGCTCATGTCTTTAGTATTGAAGGCCTTTAGTTTAATTCCCGTAGAGCCTACGGGAGAGATACTCGCTAGGGCAAACACTGGAATAATTTTTATCCTAATGGCAGTTTTGCTGGGCTACGCTGGTGTAGTAGCCATAGTGAGTAAAATTCCTGAGATACTCGCGGGTATAGCAATAGCAGCAGCATTAGTACCTCCCACTACGGTTATTGGAGTGTCTCTCGTGATGGGATGGCGAGAAGTTCTGCTGGGCTCTCTTACACTTACTTTGGAAAACGTTGTTGGACTCCTCACAGGCTCCATTTTGGCCCTCTACATTTTGAATGTCAGCCCAAGGAGCTACTACGAAAAGAGAGCGGCAAGGATGTACACTAAGAGAACCATAGCTGTCCTGCTAATTCTCGTATTCATGCTCATTTTGATTGAAGTAGTCTCTTAG
- the psmA gene encoding archaeal proteasome endopeptidase complex subunit alpha, whose product MAFVPPQAGYDRAITVFSPDGRLFQVQYAREAVKRGATAVGVKCKEGVVLAVEKRVTSRLIEPESYEKIFQIDEHIAAASSGIIADARILVDRARLEAQIYRLTYGEPVPLTVLVKKICDLKQMHTQYGGVRPFGAALLMAGVNEKPELFETDPSGAYFEWKAVAIGSGRNIAMAIFEEKYREDMDMDEAIKLAIFALAKTMESPTPESIEVAVITLENKRFEKVSSEKIAKCLEEAIKEAEEAEVEEENMDYSDLDNNY is encoded by the coding sequence ATGGCGTTTGTACCACCACAAGCGGGATATGATAGGGCCATAACAGTCTTCAGCCCAGATGGGAGGCTTTTCCAAGTACAATATGCAAGAGAAGCCGTCAAGAGGGGAGCAACGGCCGTCGGTGTTAAATGCAAAGAGGGTGTTGTCTTGGCCGTTGAAAAAAGAGTAACGAGCCGTTTAATAGAACCCGAGAGCTATGAGAAGATCTTCCAAATTGATGAGCACATAGCTGCTGCTTCAAGTGGTATAATAGCCGATGCGAGGATTTTAGTCGATAGAGCCCGTTTAGAGGCTCAAATCTACAGGTTGACCTATGGTGAGCCTGTTCCTCTAACAGTTCTCGTTAAGAAGATCTGCGACCTGAAGCAAATGCACACTCAATACGGCGGTGTAAGACCTTTTGGTGCCGCCCTGCTGATGGCAGGTGTTAATGAAAAACCCGAGCTCTTTGAGACCGATCCGAGCGGCGCTTACTTCGAGTGGAAGGCTGTTGCAATAGGAAGTGGAAGAAACATAGCTATGGCAATATTCGAGGAGAAGTACCGTGAAGATATGGACATGGATGAGGCCATAAAGCTGGCAATATTTGCTTTGGCTAAGACAATGGAGAGCCCAACTCCAGAGAGCATTGAGGTTGCGGTGATAACTCTGGAGAACAAGAGGTTTGAGAAAGTAAGCTCAGAGAAGATCGCTAAATGTTTGGAAGAGGCTATTAAAGAAGCAGAGGAAGCAGAAGTTGAAGAGGAAAATATGGATTACTCTGACTTAGACAACAACTATTGA
- a CDS encoding ribosome assembly factor SBDS — translation MPIDVDKAVIARLKTHGETFEILVDPYLARDFKEGKEVPIDEILATPYIFKDAHKGDKASEHEMEKIFGTSDPYEVAKVILRKGDVQLTAQQRREMLEEKRKQVATIIHRNGVDPRTGYPHPPERILKAMDEAGVHVDIFKDAEAQVPSILKAIRRILPIKIETKVIAVKIPSDYTGRAFGEVRKFGTIKKEEWGKDGSWMFLIEIPGGVEEEFYEKLNALTKGTAMTKLIERKGL, via the coding sequence ATGCCAATTGACGTTGATAAGGCAGTAATTGCGCGGTTGAAGACTCACGGTGAGACGTTTGAGATACTAGTTGATCCTTATCTGGCAAGGGACTTTAAGGAAGGTAAAGAGGTCCCAATAGATGAGATTCTCGCTACCCCTTACATTTTTAAGGATGCTCATAAGGGGGATAAGGCGAGCGAACACGAAATGGAAAAGATTTTTGGGACAAGCGATCCCTATGAAGTGGCCAAAGTTATTTTGAGGAAAGGAGATGTTCAGCTCACAGCACAACAGAGAAGAGAGATGCTCGAGGAGAAGAGGAAACAAGTGGCCACGATAATCCATAGGAATGGAGTTGATCCGAGAACGGGCTATCCACACCCACCAGAGCGCATACTAAAAGCTATGGACGAGGCAGGGGTTCATGTGGACATCTTCAAAGATGCTGAAGCTCAAGTACCCAGCATTTTAAAGGCCATAAGAAGAATCCTACCAATAAAGATCGAGACAAAAGTAATAGCTGTAAAAATACCCTCTGACTACACAGGAAGAGCATTTGGAGAAGTTAGGAAGTTCGGTACGATTAAAAAGGAAGAGTGGGGAAAGGATGGCTCATGGATGTTTTTAATCGAAATTCCCGGTGGAGTTGAGGAAGAGTTTTATGAGAAGCTTAATGCCCTTACAAAGGGCACTGCTATGACTAAACTTATAGAGAGGAAGGGACTATGA
- the rrp4 gene encoding exosome complex RNA-binding protein Rrp4 yields MKKVFVNSKELVVPGTLIAQGPYKPGKGTFREGNRVYAAVIGLVEIRGDMIRVIPLEGPYIPEVGDNVIGKIVDVRFSNWAVDIGAPYQAGLRIQDVTDERVDLSKTDLRKIFDIGDIIYAKVKAFNEVNQIDLATKGMPFNGGPLRGGQIVQITPSKVPRLIGKGGSMINMIKRLTNTRIIVGQNGWVWVSGRKKELENLAIEAILKVNRESHTQGLTDRVKDYLLKRLEALKEQGVIEEIPQFEVKGGENNDGKA; encoded by the coding sequence ATGAAGAAGGTTTTTGTTAATAGTAAGGAGTTAGTGGTTCCAGGGACGCTAATAGCACAGGGACCATACAAACCAGGCAAAGGGACATTTAGAGAGGGCAATAGAGTTTACGCGGCAGTTATAGGCTTGGTAGAAATTAGAGGAGATATGATAAGAGTAATACCATTAGAAGGACCTTATATTCCAGAGGTCGGGGACAACGTAATAGGAAAGATTGTGGACGTCAGATTCTCTAACTGGGCCGTTGATATTGGGGCCCCATATCAAGCGGGATTGAGAATACAGGATGTCACTGACGAGAGAGTAGACCTGTCAAAAACTGACTTGAGGAAAATATTCGATATTGGAGACATAATATATGCAAAGGTCAAAGCCTTCAATGAAGTCAACCAAATAGACCTTGCAACCAAAGGAATGCCATTCAACGGCGGCCCGCTTAGAGGAGGGCAGATAGTGCAGATAACTCCCTCGAAGGTGCCCCGTCTTATAGGAAAGGGCGGCTCAATGATAAACATGATTAAACGCCTAACTAACACTCGTATAATCGTTGGTCAGAACGGTTGGGTATGGGTGAGCGGAAGAAAGAAGGAGCTTGAGAACTTAGCGATAGAGGCTATTCTAAAAGTGAACAGGGAAAGCCACACTCAAGGATTGACAGATAGAGTGAAGGACTACCTTCTCAAGAGGCTGGAAGCTTTGAAAGAGCAAGGAGTAATTGAAGAGATCCCCCAATTTGAAGTGAAGGGAGGAGAAAACAATGATGGAAAAGCCTGA
- the rrp41 gene encoding exosome complex exonuclease Rrp41 — protein MMEKPEELKLIDENGYRIDGRKKYELRKVNMKVGVLKNANGSAYVEWGKNKILAAVYGPREIHPKHLQRPDRAILRVRYNMAPFSVEERKKPGPDRRSVEISKVIRGALEPAVILELFPRTSIDVFIEVLQADAGTRVAGIVAASLALADAGIPMKDLVSACAAGKIEDEIVLDLNKEEDNYGTADVPVAIMPIKNDITLLQMDGYLTKEEFLEAVRLAIKGAKAVYQKQREALKERYLNVLQEEE, from the coding sequence ATGATGGAAAAGCCTGAAGAATTGAAGTTAATAGATGAGAATGGGTATAGGATTGATGGTAGGAAAAAGTACGAGCTTAGAAAAGTCAATATGAAAGTAGGAGTTTTAAAGAATGCAAATGGTTCAGCTTACGTAGAATGGGGTAAAAATAAAATTTTGGCTGCAGTTTATGGCCCTAGGGAAATTCACCCAAAGCACCTTCAAAGGCCCGATAGAGCCATTCTTCGTGTTAGGTACAACATGGCACCATTTAGTGTTGAGGAGAGAAAGAAGCCTGGGCCGGATAGGAGAAGCGTTGAGATTAGCAAAGTCATTAGAGGAGCCTTAGAGCCTGCTGTAATTTTAGAGCTCTTCCCAAGAACATCCATAGATGTGTTTATAGAGGTTCTTCAAGCTGATGCTGGAACTAGAGTGGCTGGAATAGTGGCAGCTTCTCTGGCGCTGGCCGATGCAGGAATTCCAATGAAGGATTTAGTTTCCGCATGTGCGGCAGGGAAGATAGAGGATGAAATAGTCCTCGATCTGAACAAGGAGGAGGACAACTATGGAACCGCTGATGTCCCAGTTGCCATAATGCCAATCAAGAACGACATAACTCTGCTCCAAATGGATGGTTATTTGACCAAGGAGGAGTTTTTGGAAGCAGTTAGATTAGCAATAAAGGGCGCAAAAGCAGTGTACCAAAAGCAGAGAGAGGCTTTGAAGGAAAGATACCTCAATGTTCTTCAGGAGGAGGAATGA
- the rrp42 gene encoding exosome complex protein Rrp42 — translation MEIVASIMKDYIMELLKEGKRVDGRGLEDYRSLEIKTNVIKKAEGSAWVRLGDTQVLVGIKADVGEPFPDLPNMGVITTNVELVPLASPTFEPGPPDERSIELARVVDRGIRESQTIDLEKLVIVPGKLVRVVFIDIHVLDHDGNLVDACGIGAIAALLSTKLPKIEYNEETGEITKLDEYEPLPVTKIPIPVSFVKIRDNLLVDPNLEEEQVMDGKLTITTDENGYISAVQKSEGGSFKLEEIMYAIDVALKRAGEIRQVVLDAIKEE, via the coding sequence ATGGAGATTGTAGCATCAATCATGAAGGATTATATTATGGAGTTGCTTAAGGAAGGAAAGAGAGTCGATGGAAGAGGCTTAGAGGACTACAGATCATTGGAGATTAAGACTAATGTAATTAAAAAAGCAGAAGGTTCAGCATGGGTGAGATTGGGAGATACCCAAGTTCTCGTAGGTATAAAGGCGGATGTTGGAGAGCCTTTCCCAGATTTGCCCAACATGGGTGTCATAACTACAAACGTTGAGCTTGTTCCATTAGCTTCACCAACCTTTGAGCCAGGCCCACCAGACGAGCGCTCCATAGAGCTAGCGAGGGTTGTTGATAGAGGAATTAGAGAAAGCCAAACTATAGACTTAGAAAAGCTCGTAATAGTTCCAGGGAAGCTCGTTAGGGTCGTGTTCATAGACATCCACGTTTTAGACCATGACGGAAATCTAGTGGATGCATGTGGAATTGGAGCAATAGCAGCTCTCTTGAGCACGAAGCTTCCAAAAATCGAGTATAATGAGGAAACAGGAGAAATAACTAAATTAGATGAATATGAACCGCTCCCAGTAACAAAAATCCCAATTCCAGTAAGCTTCGTTAAGATAAGGGACAACCTCTTAGTTGACCCGAACCTCGAGGAAGAGCAGGTTATGGATGGAAAGCTAACTATAACAACGGATGAGAATGGATACATCTCTGCTGTTCAGAAGAGTGAGGGTGGAAGCTTCAAGCTCGAGGAAATCATGTATGCTATTGACGTCGCCCTAAAGAGGGCAGGCGAAATTAGACAAGTTGTCCTCGATGCCATTAAAGAGGAGTGA
- a CDS encoding 50S ribosomal protein L37ae, with protein sequence MAKAKKKTRKISKVGSAGRFGPRYGLKIRRRVAAVEARMKQKHICPVCGRKGVKRISTGIWQCQKCGATFAGGAYLPSTPVGKVALRVTESKARG encoded by the coding sequence ATGGCTAAAGCTAAAAAGAAAACAAGGAAGATAAGCAAGGTTGGTTCCGCTGGAAGGTTTGGTCCAAGGTATGGTCTCAAGATTAGGAGAAGAGTTGCCGCCGTTGAGGCAAGGATGAAGCAAAAGCACATCTGCCCAGTCTGTGGAAGAAAGGGTGTAAAGAGAATAAGCACTGGAATATGGCAATGCCAAAAGTGCGGCGCAACTTTTGCTGGCGGTGCTTACTTGCCATCAACACCTGTTGGAAAGGTTGCTTTGAGAGTTACAGAGAGCAAAGCAAGGGGTTAA
- a CDS encoding DNA-directed RNA polymerase subunit P produces MVEAVYRCAKCGKEFKLDLETVREVRCSYCGSKILYKPRPKVARRVKAI; encoded by the coding sequence ATGGTTGAGGCAGTATATAGATGTGCTAAATGTGGAAAGGAGTTTAAACTTGATTTGGAAACTGTTAGGGAAGTCCGCTGTTCATACTGCGGCAGCAAAATACTCTACAAACCAAGGCCAAAGGTAGCTAGAAGAGTTAAGGCTATCTGA